Proteins encoded by one window of Streptacidiphilus sp. PB12-B1b:
- a CDS encoding putative leader peptide → MQVRTTGDGGTPRPYGFGRLRVARRHVDLLRVSSALCPGTSAVC, encoded by the coding sequence ATGCAGGTACGCACCACCGGCGACGGCGGCACGCCGCGCCCGTACGGCTTCGGCCGGCTCAGGGTCGCCCGGCGCCATGTCGACCTGCTGCGGGTGAGCAGCGCGCTGTGTCCGGGGACGTCCGCGGTCTGTTGA